Sequence from the Thermus tengchongensis genome:
GCTCGTGGAGGGCTTTGGCCCTCTCCAAAAGGGCTTGGGCCTCCTCGTCCCCGGCGCGGGCCTTCCCCTCGAGGTCCGGCAAGGGGGGCAGGAACTCGTGCAGGGGCGGGTCCAAAAGGCGCACGGTGACGGGCAGGCCGTCCATGGCCTTGAGGATCTCCTTGAAGTCTTGCTTCTGGAAAGCGAAGAGCCTCTCCAAGGCCTCCGCCTCCTCCTCGGGCGTGCGGGCCAGGATCAGGCGGCGCACCCAGGGGATGCGCTCCTCATGGAAGAACATGTGTTCGGTGCGGCAAAGCCCGATGCCCTCCGCGCCGAAGCCCCGGGCCCTCTGGGCGTCCTCGGGGGTGTCGGCGTTGGCCCTCACCCCCAGGCGGCGGTGCGGCTCGGCCCAAGCCAGGAGCTCCTGCAAAAGGGCCTCGCCTGCGGACTCCACCAAGGCCACCGCCCCCAGGTACACCTCCCCGGTGCTGCCGTCGATGGTGAGGACCTCCCCCTCCTTGAACTCCAAGCCCCCCACCTGGGCCCTCCCCTCCTCGGGGTACACCCTAAGGGCCTCGGCCCCCACCACCGCGGGCACCCCCAGGCCCCGGGCCACCACGGCCGCGTGGGAGGTGAGGCCGCCCCTGGCAGTCAGAATGCCCCGGGACAGGTACATGCCGGTGATGTCCTCGGGGGTGGTCTCGGGGCGGACCAGGATGGTGGGCAGGCCTTGGGCGTTGAAGCGCTCCGCGGCCTCGTTGCTGAAGACCGCATGGCCCACGGCGGCCCCCGGGCTGGCGGGAAGCCCCTTAAGGATGGGCTCAGGGGCCCGGTCCCGGTCCACCGCGGGCCGGAGGAGGCCGGGGAGGGCGTTGGCCTCTACCCGCAAGACGGCTTCCTCCCGGGTGATGAGCCCCTCCTTGGCCATCTCCACCGCGATTTTCACCGCCGCCTGGGCGGTGCGCTTGCCCGAGCGGGTTTGGAGCAGGTAAAGCTTCCCCCGCTCCACGGTGAACTCGAAATCCTGCATGTCCCGGAAGTGGCGCTCCAGAAGGGCGGCCACTTCCTGCAGCTCCCGGTAGAGTTCGGGAGCATAGTCCAGAAGGCGCTCCAGGGGCTCTGGGGTGCGGATGCCCGCCACCACGTCCTCCCCTTGGGCGTTCCTCAGGTACTCCCCGTAAAGCCCCCTTTCCCCCGTGGCCGGGTTGCGGGTAAAGCCCACCCCTGTGCCGGAGTCCTCCCCCAGGTTGCCGAAGACCATGGCCTGGACCACCACCGCCGTCCCCAGGTCCTCGGGGATGCCGTAAATGCGGCGGTAGGTCCTGGCCCTGGGGTTTTGCCAGCTGCGGAAGACCGCCAGGATGGCCCCTTGGAGCTGGTCCCAGGGATCCATGGGAAAGGGGGTGCCCCGGGCCTCGAGGTGGCGCAGGTACTGGAAGCTGAGTTCTTCCAGGTCCTCGGGGGAAAGCTCGGCATCGGAGGCCACCCCCCGGCGCTCCTTGAGGGCGGAAAGCTTCTCCTCAAAGACCTCCGCCTTCTCCCCCAAGACCACCTCCCCGTACATGGCGAGGAGGCGGCGGAAGGCGTCCCAGGCAAAGCGGGGGTTGCCCGTGGCCCGGGCGAGGGCCTGGACCCCCTCGAGGTTCAGGCCCAAGTTCAGGATGGTGTCCATCATGCCGGGCATGGACACCGGGGCCCCGCTGCGCACGGAAACAAGGAGGGGAGGGGTAGCCCCCTCCCCGTGGCCGAAGCGCTTGCCCGTTAGGCCCTCGAGGGCCGAAAGCTTGGCCCTGACCTCCTCCCACAGCCCCGGCACCGCCCCCTCCCTGAGGAAGCGGCGGCAGGCTTCCGTGGTGA
This genomic interval carries:
- the ppdK gene encoding pyruvate, phosphate dikinase is translated as MNTRVYLLSEARGLSRDLLGGKGYGLAEMAQAGLPVPPALIITTEACRRFLREGAVPGLWEEVRAKLSALEGLTGKRFGHGEGATPPLLVSVRSGAPVSMPGMMDTILNLGLNLEGVQALARATGNPRFAWDAFRRLLAMYGEVVLGEKAEVFEEKLSALKERRGVASDAELSPEDLEELSFQYLRHLEARGTPFPMDPWDQLQGAILAVFRSWQNPRARTYRRIYGIPEDLGTAVVVQAMVFGNLGEDSGTGVGFTRNPATGERGLYGEYLRNAQGEDVVAGIRTPEPLERLLDYAPELYRELQEVAALLERHFRDMQDFEFTVERGKLYLLQTRSGKRTAQAAVKIAVEMAKEGLITREEAVLRVEANALPGLLRPAVDRDRAPEPILKGLPASPGAAVGHAVFSNEAAERFNAQGLPTILVRPETTPEDITGMYLSRGILTARGGLTSHAAVVARGLGVPAVVGAEALRVYPEEGRAQVGGLEFKEGEVLTIDGSTGEVYLGAVALVESAGEALLQELLAWAEPHRRLGVRANADTPEDAQRARGFGAEGIGLCRTEHMFFHEERIPWVRRLILARTPEEEAEALERLFAFQKQDFKEILKAMDGLPVTVRLLDPPLHEFLPPLPDLEGKARAGDEEAQALLERAKALHEQNPMLGFRGVRLLLLRPAIFRMQLRALLEAAKELKEEGFDPRPEVMVPLVADPKEVERAKALAEELFQEYGPIPFGTMIETPRAALLAAEIAPLVDFFSFGTNDLTQMAFGLSRDDAGKFLPRYVEEGLFPFDPTERLDEKGVGRLLRLAVEEGRRANPRLKLGLCGEHGGEARSVQFVADLLDYTSASPFRVLTARLAAAQAGMRASRTVPG